Proteins from one Mycobacterium sp. EPa45 genomic window:
- a CDS encoding DUF4145 domain-containing protein, whose protein sequence is MEITRGIATIAGKAQFGTSQTEAWATVDCPYCDAKSVLVVAVRDSTNRNSGYPRNYWLLCIACGEAFVINGFDVVPNKMPFSEPGGTPERELALWREVRKCFSVNAYNAVAMLCRKILLHMVFTHQRSKDGDATPRDLSFAAAVRYLADNGVITEDQRTLAEGIKNVGNKANHELPDITKEEAGDIALFTYFLFLSAYEMPSRARYQSKFVGDAAVPFEGNLGPDAESDLAPNAADGE, encoded by the coding sequence TTGGAAATCACTCGGGGTATTGCGACGATCGCCGGAAAGGCGCAGTTCGGGACCTCGCAGACGGAGGCTTGGGCTACCGTCGACTGTCCTTATTGCGATGCAAAGTCAGTTCTGGTCGTTGCGGTGCGCGACTCGACGAACCGGAACAGCGGCTACCCGCGAAACTATTGGCTCCTGTGCATTGCGTGCGGCGAAGCTTTCGTGATCAATGGTTTCGATGTTGTGCCGAACAAGATGCCATTTTCGGAGCCGGGTGGAACGCCAGAACGGGAGCTGGCGCTTTGGCGCGAAGTGCGAAAGTGTTTCTCCGTCAACGCATACAACGCAGTTGCGATGCTGTGCCGGAAGATACTGCTGCATATGGTCTTCACGCATCAACGAAGTAAGGACGGCGATGCGACCCCTCGCGATCTGAGCTTTGCGGCTGCCGTCAGGTACCTCGCCGACAACGGTGTGATCACCGAAGATCAGCGGACGCTGGCCGAGGGAATCAAGAACGTCGGCAATAAGGCGAATCACGAGCTTCCAGACATCACGAAAGAGGAAGCGGGCGATATCGCCCTGTTTACCTATTTTTTGTTTCTGAGCGCGTATGAGATGCCGAGTCGAGCTCGCTATCAAAGCAAGTTCGTTGGAGATGCGGCAGTTCCGTTTGAGGGCAACCTCGGTCCTGACGCCGAAAGCGATCTTGCGCCCAATGCTGCCGACGGCGAGTGA